AATTTCAGAAGGTATTAATTTAATCAACCCGACTTATAACCAAGATGAATTGCTAGATCAGCTATGAAAATTAAAGCATATGAAATTGTAAAAATTTATGATCAAAAATTACCAACAGAATTAAAAGCTCTTGATAAAGTCAGCGTTGAAATTAATCAGGGCGAATTTATTGCTATAATTGGTCAGACTGGTTCTGGTAAGACAACTTTTATTCAACATATGAATGCGCTTTTGTTACCAGACCAAGGGAGAATAGAATATTTTTATTTTGATACGCAAAATCAAGAAAAAAAACTAGTAATAAAAAAACCAAAGTTTTTAAAGTCTAAAATTAAATTTATAAACGAAATTCGCCGTCGTGTTGGTGTTGTTTTTCAGTTTGCCGAATACCAACTTTTTGAACAAACAATCGAAAAGGATATAATTTTTGGCGCCATATCAATGGGAGCATCAAAAGCAGAGGCCAAAAAAAAAGCAATTGAAATGATTGAATTAGTCGGCCTTGATAAAAGTTTTTTAGAAAAATCTCCCTTTGAACTTTCAGGTGGTCAAAAACGACGTGTTGCAATTGCAGGTATTTTAGCAATGGAACCGGATATTATTTTTTTTGACGAACCAACGGCCGGCCTTGATCCTCAAGGCACAGTAAAAATGCTAGAAATTC
The sequence above is a segment of the Mesomycoplasma flocculare ATCC 27399 genome. Coding sequences within it:
- a CDS encoding ATP-binding cassette domain-containing protein, which encodes MKIKAYEIVKIYDQKLPTELKALDKVSVEINQGEFIAIIGQTGSGKTTFIQHMNALLLPDQGRIEYFYFDTQNQEKKLVIKKPKFLKSKIKFINEIRRRVGVVFQFAEYQLFEQTIEKDIIFGAISMGASKAEAKKKAIEMIELVGLDKSFLEKSPFELSGGQKRRVAIAGILAMEPDIIFFDEPTAGLDPQGTVKMLEILDALHKKGKTIILATHDLDNVLEWTKRCIFFKDGKIIYDGPTYPILANNKFLIENNMLPTNLLNFREKLIKIGYPISDVKSVAELISEINFLIEKDKNAN